A window of Thermoflexus sp. genomic DNA:
TTTCCCTAACCCCTCTCCCACTGGCCTCCCCTCCAACACGTTCGCCGTTGCCCGCTCTACCTGCCCGGATAGCGCTCCGCTTAAGGCTCCCGAAAGGGCCATATTCCCCAGGCCGATCCCCGTGGCCCCCGTTGCCGCTGCGAACACGGCGCTGGCCCCGTAGAAGGTGGCCCCACCCACAGCTCCGGCGAGGGCACTGGCTCCCACCGAAGCCCAGTTTACGTGGGTGAAGGCCTGGACGGTGAGGCCGTTCTGGCTGATGTTCGCCGCGACCTGGAAGCCGTAGTTGATCAGCGCTCCGGTGGCGGCGCCGATCCCCATCATCACCAGGATGACCGGGACGTGCCCGCTGGGGTCGGTGTAGCGCAAGGGGTTGTTGTAGACATAGGCATACCGGTTGAGCGCCTGCGGGTTCCCTGGCTCGGGCACCAAGGGATCGGGTTGCAGGAAGCGGCCCAGGGCGGGGTCGTAGAAGCGGGCTTGGTCATCGTAGAGCCTGAGGGACGTCTCCCACCGCTGGCCGGTGAAGCGGCGGTCGGTGGGGAAGAGGCCG
This region includes:
- a CDS encoding RHS repeat-associated core domain-containing protein yields the protein GLFPTDRRFTGQRWETSLRLYDDQARFYDPALGRFLQPDPLVPEPGNPQALNRYAYVYNNPLRYTDPSGHVPVILVMMGIGAATGALINYGFQVAANISQNGLTVQAFTHVNWASVGASALAGAVGGATFYGASAVFAAATGATGIGLGNMALSGALSGALSGQVERATANVLEGRPVGEGLGKPEDILLEAALGGGMAFAGGGVDRAMMAARFPGYYTRYVGEGEIAAIQQTGLLRGGRPGETYFTIDHYASRSRAAHRLSLKHIPDYAVDFEILNSPSVIGPERIAPKWYTTGFREGWGIQYRTWDPVQVRVLRLRRLE